The Coriobacteriia bacterium region CGATTCCCGGGCTTGCCGAGCACAGCATGACGATGTGGTCGGTCGCCGACGCCCAGATGCTGCAAGCCCGCGTTCACAACCAGATGAGGCTCGCCGCCGCGATGCCCTACGCCGAGGATCGGCGCCGAGCACTGTCGGTCACGGTCTGCGGTGGTGGTGCTACGGGCGTCGAGATCGTCGGCACGCTCGGCCAGCTGCTCCCCAAGCGAGCGGCCGATCTGGGGCTCGACCCCAACGACCTCAACATCCACCTGATCGAGGGCCGCCCTAGCATCCTCTACGACCTGCCCGAGGCGCAGCGCACCATGGCGGCTCGGCGCCTGACTCGGCTCGGCGTGGAGGTCGTGACCGGCTCTATGGTCGCGAGCATCGACGCTGAGGCCGTCACGCTGGCCGATGGGCGGCGCGTTCCAAGCGCCGTGCTAGTCTGGTGTGGTGGGGCGAAGTCCGACCCGCACGCATCGGAGTGGGGCTTTACGCTGGACAACGGCGGGCGCATCGTGACCGGTCCGGACGGCAAGGCGCACGGCCTAGACGACGTCTACGCCCTGGGCGACGTGGCCTCGTTCCACAACCCGCGGACCAAGGGCGTGCTTCCCATGCTCGCCCAGTTCGCGATCACCTCGGCCGAGCACGCCAGCGGCAACCTCCTCGCCGAGATAGACGGCGCCCCGACGACCCCCTTCATGCCGAGCATGCACGGCGAGTTCGTAAGCGTTGGCCCGAGCTGGGGCGTGGGCTGGATGTTTGGGCTCAAGCTCTCGGGCTTTCCCGCCATCTTCATGAAGCGGCTCACGTACGTCCTGTACTGGTGGCAAGTGGGTGGGATTCCGCTGGCGTGGAAACGCGGGCGCGAGTTGCTCTCGATGCAGCGCTAGGCTCGAAGTGTCGGAGCCGCAGTGTACACTGCCCAGCATGCCAACAGCCTCTCAATTGCGCGTCGTCTTTCTCGGTTCCGGCTCGGCGGGTAATGCCGTTGCGGTCACGGACGGCGTGACGACGCTGTTGGTCGACTGCGGGTTCTCGGCAAGGGAGACGGTTCGCCGGCTGAAGCTTGCGGGACTGGC contains the following coding sequences:
- a CDS encoding FAD-dependent oxidoreductase → MPDERTGCPPTDAERRIIIIGGGYAGTTLAVRLGRALKRRPRPGVEVLLVENNPCQQALSELDLVAAGPERPEFCELWLPAVLKNLPVRTCFNRAEKIDCARRVVTIRGGQEVSYWRLVIATGAVPSLPPIPGLAEHSMTMWSVADAQMLQARVHNQMRLAAAMPYAEDRRRALSVTVCGGGATGVEIVGTLGQLLPKRAADLGLDPNDLNIHLIEGRPSILYDLPEAQRTMAARRLTRLGVEVVTGSMVASIDAEAVTLADGRRVPSAVLVWCGGAKSDPHASEWGFTLDNGGRIVTGPDGKAHGLDDVYALGDVASFHNPRTKGVLPMLAQFAITSAEHASGNLLAEIDGAPTTPFMPSMHGEFVSVGPSWGVGWMFGLKLSGFPAIFMKRLTYVLYWWQVGGIPLAWKRGRELLSMQR